Genomic segment of Candidatus Omnitrophota bacterium:
AAATCTTCCACGATTATGCAAACTGACATTCCATATTATCTTTTGTTGCGCCATCCGAAAATTTGGATGTTGTCTCTCGGCCTATTCGCTGGCACGTTTTCCGGTTTGATGACCGTTTCCAACCTGAAACTTATCGGCCTGGCGGGCGGGGTTTCTCAATCACTGGCGGCGTTGTCGATCAGTTCCTTCGCCATTGGCAACGCATCTGGCCGTATTATATGGGGATTGATCGCCGACCGCATCAAAGAAAAATCGATTCCGCTTTTGTTGGGATTGTTAAGCATATTTATGTTCTCCATGATTCCCTTGTCCCATTTCGGCTGGCCGTTCGTGATCCTGGCGTCGTTGATCGGCTTCGGATTCGGGGGCAATTTCGTCATCTACGCAGCGGCGGCGGCCAATCGCTTCGGCGAGAACAGCGTGGGAAGAATCTATCCTCTCGTCTTCCTCTCCTATGGCCTCTCAGGTCCTCTTGGCCCCACAACGGGCGGCTGGATCTACGATGCGACGGCCAGCTACGCTTACGCCCTCCTCATCGCGTCACTGCTTGCGGGCGGAGCAGCGGTTGCGTTTGCAGTTTATATGAGAAGAGAATAAATCAGGACGAATATCTTGCGGCTATTCTTTCTACATTAATCCTTGTTATGCGAAAGAAATAGTTGGAGGAGTCAATTATGAT
This window contains:
- a CDS encoding MFS transporter, with the protein product MRRYLVLIASIIIQAGLGGIYAWSAFAAPLHEHFGLSMARIQAVFGVCIAAFTLMMIFAGRLQDRFGPRWISALGGLLFGGGYFAASFSGGRFVPLFLGCGVIAGAGIGFAYVCPIASCIRWFPERKGMAAGFAVAGFGGGAIVLSYIADILFARGWEVLSIFRWIGIVDGALIVIASMLLSIPKKSSTIMQTDIPYYLLLRHPKIWMLSLGLFAGTFSGLMTVSNLKLIGLAGGVSQSLAALSISSFAIGNASGRIIWGLIADRIKEKSIPLLLGLLSIFMFSMIPLSHFGWPFVILASLIGFGFGGNFVIYAAAAANRFGENSVGRIYPLVFLSYGLSGPLGPTTGGWIYDATASYAYALLIASLLAGGAAVAFAVYMRRE